From the genome of Oxyura jamaicensis isolate SHBP4307 breed ruddy duck chromosome 2, BPBGC_Ojam_1.0, whole genome shotgun sequence, one region includes:
- the LOC118161196 gene encoding cytochrome P450 7A1, whose protein sequence is MFISPWIWGIVIILCCTSWFLLGRRRRQKGEPPLENGFLPYLGCALQFGANPLEFLREKQKKHGHIFTCQVAGKYIHFLTDPFSYHSLIRHGKHLDWKKFHFATSAKAFGHGSIDPAEGNTTENFHQTFIRTLQGNALDDLIKTMMENLQDVMLQSRTSKLQFNAWVTEGLYTFCCQVMFESGFLTLFGKEFNSNHDKNLSKQETERAHILNALENFKEFDKIFPALVAGLPIHLFKSAYTAREKLGEALLHKNLLKRNNLSELVTLRMFLNDTLSTFDDMEKAKTHVAVLWASQANTIPATFWSLFYLLKNPEAMRAATKEVQSILESAGEKISSDGKHISLNRKQLDNMPVLDSIIKEAMRLSSASMTFRVAKEDFTLHLENDFYNIRKDDIVALYPQLLHFDPEIYADPLTFKYDRYLNENGEEKTDFYRNGRKLKYYYMPFGTGIAKCPGRLFAVHEIKQFLVLIFSYFEIELVDNNVQCPSLDQSRAGLGILQPSNDIDFRYRLKCL, encoded by the exons ATGTTCATATCACCATGGATCTGGGGAATAGTAATAATACTCTGTTGCACTTCTTGGTTTCTTctagggaggaggaggag GCAAAAAGGAGAGCCGCCACTTGAAAATGGGTTCCTTCCGTACCTGGGCTGTGCCTTGCAGTTTGGTGCCAACCCCCTCGAATTcctcagagaaaagcaaaagaagcatggccacATTTTCACTTGCCAAGTAGCAGGGAAATACATTCATTTCCTCACTGACCCTTTTTCATACCATTCATTGATACGCCATGGAAAACACTTGGACTGGAAAAAGTTCCATTTTGCTACTTCTGCCAAG GCTTTTGGGCATGGTAGCATTGACCCAGCAGAGGGAAACACCACTGAAAATTTTCATCAGACTTTCATTAGAACCCTTCAAGGTAACGCCCTAGATGACCTCATCAAAACAATGATGGAAAATCTACAAGACGTCATGCTGCAGTCAAGAACATCTAAACTTCAGTTTAATGCCTGGGTAACAGAAGGACTTTATACATTCTGTTGCCAGGTGATGTTTGAGTCAGGCTTTTTAACACTTTTTGGTAAAGAATTTAATTCAAATCATGACAAAAATCTATCAAAGCAGGAAACCGAGAGAGCACATATTCTAAATGCCCTTGAAAATTTCAAGGAATTTGATAAGATCTTTCCGGCTCTTGTGGCGGGGCTGCCTATCCATCTATTCAAGAGTGCCTACACTGCACGTGAGAAGCTGGGGGAAGCACTGCTCCACAAGAACCTCCTGAAAAGGAATAACCTCTCTGAGCTTGTCACCCTCCGTATGTTCCTGAATGACACTCTGTCAACCTTTGATGACATGGAAAAAGCGAAGACCCATGTGGCAGTTCTCTGGGCCTCGCAAGCCAACACTATTCCTGCCACATTTTGGAGCTTGTTCTATCTTCTTAA GAATCCAGAAGCAATGAGAGCTGCTACCAAAGAAGTGcaaagtattttggaaagtgCTGGAGAGAAGATCAGCTCAGATGGCAAACATATTTCCTTGAACAGAAAACAGCTGGATAATATGCCAGTACTAG ATAGCATCATCAAGGAAGCAATGAGACTATCGAGTGCATCCATGACTTTCCGAGTTGCTAAAGAGGATTTCACTTTGCActtagaaaatgatttttacaaCATTCGCAAGGATGATATTGTAGCTCTTTATCCTCAACTTTTGCATTTTGATCCAGAAATCTATGCTGATCCCTTG ACATTCAAATATGATCGCTATCTCAATgagaatggagaagaaaagactgacTTCTACCGCAACGGTCGCAAGCTGAAGTATTATTATATGCCATTTGGGACAGGAATAGCAAAATGCCCTGGCAGGTTATTTGCTGTCcatgaaattaaacaatttttggttttgatattTTCATACTTTGAGATTGAGCTTGTGGACAATAATGTTCAATGTCCTTCTTTAGATCAATCCCGTGCAGGACTGGGGATTTTACAACCATCCAATGACATTGATTTCAGGTATAGACTGAAATGtctatga